GCGCGTGGAggaagaccaaaccgaaccacaaGTTCTGGATATTGGAAAGCTACTGGTTCTCCTGGCTACGCTTACTCATCAGCGAATCGGGTAATCGGAATGAAGAAAACCATGGTTTTCTACAAAGGAAAAGCTCCTACTGGAAGGAAAACTGAGTGGAAGATGAATGAGTATCGAGCTATCTTAGCAGAagcctcttcttcaactaaTGCAACTCCAAATCCAATTGTGAGTAAACTGTGACTTTCACTGTGATATCAAttgttaaaatatatatatattttagaacTGACGAGAGAAATTTATAACAAAATTTTGCAGTTACGCCACGAATTTAGTTTGTGCCGGGTGTACGTAGGATCGGGGAGCTTGAGAGCTTTCGATCGAAGGCCCTCAGGAGCCACGACAAGCGAGATGGAAATGCAGGTACAGCAACCTCCTTCTGGAGCTGGGCCGACCAGTGGGACTGGGGACATGGCTACCACATCTTCTCATCAGAACCCTCAGAGAAGTAGCTCACCGGACAGTGCATCCTCAGCTGGAGATGATGCTCACCTCCCTCAGACTGGTGAAAATACTGATTGGGAGATGACAGATGACGATCTTCAATCCCTGTTAGATTGGGGAAACTTAAACTGGGATCAGGCTTAGAGCTCtggaaatttggaaaatttgtgTGAGATCTCATCCAAATGTAGATATTTTAATACTAGTTGTTTGTTTTGGGTACGGTTTATTGAGAGAATTTTCAGCTAATTTCATTTAAATTCTGAAATCACTATTATATTCAGTTTATGCACTAAATTAATTACATTCACAAGAATCTCTGATTCGAAATTTCGACGATCACCCTCTTGTATTgtactagatttttttttttatttaaagtaaCGTGTTATATACCAGTGTTGGAGAAAATTGTTTTAAGAGATTCCACTGTGATCCACTAGGCCCTGCATGTTATTCGAAAGTGATACCCGGGTGAGTATGA
This region of Macadamia integrifolia cultivar HAES 741 unplaced genomic scaffold, SCU_Mint_v3 scaffold1620, whole genome shotgun sequence genomic DNA includes:
- the LOC122064339 gene encoding NAC domain-containing protein 90-like produces the protein MDNLPPGFRFYPTEEELISFYLRSKLEGTRPDLDRVIPVLDIYAMDPWQLPEFAGELCHGDPEQWFFFTPRQAREARGGRPNRTTSSGYWKATGSPGYAYSSANRVIGMKKTMVFYKGKAPTGRKTEWKMNEYRAILAEASSSTNATPNPILRHEFSLCRVYVGSGSLRAFDRRPSGATTSEMEMQVQQPPSGAGPTSGTGDMATTSSHQNPQRSSSPDSASSAGDDAHLPQTGENTDWEMTDDDLQSLLDWGNLNWDQA